The Cohaesibacter intestini genome segment ATTGTTCCCACGCATCATAAAGGCGCGGCTCAACCGCCGCCGCATCGAATGTTTTCTCCAGCATCATACTTCCATATCGCAGGCATAAATGGGGTGTCCCCCTCGCCTGTCTCTCAAATGTCAGATCCCGGCCATGGCACGCCAAGCCTGATCAAAAAAGTCTCGGGTAAGGTGTAAATCCCATTCCGCCCCGGCCTGTCAACCATTTGAGAGGCCTTGCGCGCAATCTTGCGCCAACTGACGCATATTTCACGCACAAAAAGAACGCAAACGCATCAATCGGGTGGCGAATATGAGGATTTCATAAGGGATTGGTGCGGGTGATCAGCGGAAATGCTGCTCACCCCTGGACACTCGCTCAATCTCGGCACGGACAAGCCGCTCGACCATAATTGGCAAATTCTGATCCAACCATGCCTTCAGCATCGGCCGCAGCATGTCCTCGACCACATTTTCCATGGTGCGTGGATTGTTGGACAAAACCGTATGGGTAAGATTGCCAAACGCACTGGTGACGATGGATGAAACCTCATCGGAGACCAATGGAGAGCCACGACCGACATCTGGCAACGGCCCTGTCGGCGTCGGTTCGGTTTCAATGCTCGCCTTGAGCATCTCCGGCACCTTCTGCTCCAGCGTTTCCTGAACCTTCTGTTCCAGTGCAGATGGTTCGGGTTTTTCAGGCTCAGGAGCCGGTTCCTTTTCGGCGAACATTAGGTCGTCATCGCGCGGCTCGACTAGATCTGGCTCCTGCCAAGCGGTCTGAAGCTCGAGAACCTCTTCTTCCTCTTCCGGCTCGTCGGCTTCCGCCGCCATGGCCGCAGCCATGTCCATTTCGAGGTCTTCTTCCGGTTCTGGCTCTGGATCCGGGGCTGGGCTGTCAAACAGCGCATCCAAGTCATCCTGACTAAGCTCGGTATCGCCCGCGGGCAACTCTGCTTCAGGTTCTGGCGCACTATCTTGACTGATGGCAGCTTCCTCGTCGGAAATGATGCGACGAATAGACGCCAGAATTTCCTCCATAGAGGGTTCTTGAGCTGCACTGGAATTCGACATGGCCTCACCCGAAACTACTGACAAACTAGGTCGATGACCGCCCCACGCTCCGCCGTGAACATGATTCGGTTATCTCTTAACTATAGGCGGTTTCAATATTTGTTGAAATCCGAACAGCCAAAAACCGCCAAACAGATGTGGAGGGACCACCTAAATCCCCCAATTTTAGCGCCTTTGTGCGGGCAATTCGACCAAAGGCACACCAAAAACACCAAGCCAACCCGATGGCGTTGGTCATAGGAAAGCATTCCCCGAACTCAAAAAGGGACGCAATTGCGTCCCTTTGAAGTAAAAACCTAGCCTCATTAGCTGCTGACCAGATAGGGAACCGGATCAACCGGATCACCCTTGATACGCAGTTCGAAATGCAATTGCGGGCTATCCACATCCCCCGAGCGACCGGCTTGAGAAATAATCTGACCGCGACGCACCTGTTGCCCCTTGGACACCATAATCTTCTCGTTATGCGCATAGGCCGTCACATAGCCGTTTGCATGCTGTACAAGAACCAGATTGCCATAGCCCTTCAGCTTGTCACCCGCATAGATGACCGTTCCACTCTCTGCGACCCGAACCGATGTACCGGCAGGCACTGCGAGATTGATACCGTCATTGCGACCGCCATCACGCTTTCGGCCATAATTGGAGATGATCCGCCCCCGAACTGGCCAACGGAACTGTGGATCGTTTGATGCGACACGCGCGTCAGAGGGCTTGGATGGCTGCGAAACAGGGCGCGCATCGGACTGAACATCATCGGGCAGTCCGACAGGCTGGCTCAGCGCGGCAACTTTGCGTCGGGTCACCTTGGACTTTGGCGTTGAAGCTTTGCTGACAAACCGTGGTTTGGTTTTCGGCAGCTTGGCAAGCCGCAGCGGTGTTTTCACCTTTTGCTGAGAAACAGCAGTCATTACGGTCGACTGACGATTGATCGACGCAGTTGATGTGTAATCAACATTCTTTTGCGGAATCCTGAGACGCTGCCCCATGCGGATACGCGATGTAGGCGACAAACCGTTGACCTGAGCCAGAGTCTTTGTCGACACACCATATCGGCTGGCAATACCACTCAGCGTATCGCCGGGCATGACCATGTGACGGTTCTGCGCGTTGGCCTGCTGCTGATGACGCGACACATTCACGGCATAAGGGGTGTTGGACTGCAGCCGCAAAGGATTGGCCTTGGGCACCCGAAGCGCAATCGGCATGGTCGGCAGACTGGACGTCTGAACAGAGGGCGACTGCCAACGGGTCTGAGGCTGCACGGATGCAGCCGGCTGAATCTGCGCCTGCTGGTAGAC includes the following:
- a CDS encoding PopZ family protein, encoding MSNSSAAQEPSMEEILASIRRIISDEEAAISQDSAPEPEAELPAGDTELSQDDLDALFDSPAPDPEPEPEEDLEMDMAAAMAAEADEPEEEEEVLELQTAWQEPDLVEPRDDDLMFAEKEPAPEPEKPEPSALEQKVQETLEQKVPEMLKASIETEPTPTGPLPDVGRGSPLVSDEVSSIVTSAFGNLTHTVLSNNPRTMENVVEDMLRPMLKAWLDQNLPIMVERLVRAEIERVSRGEQHFR